In the genome of Fundulus heteroclitus isolate FHET01 unplaced genomic scaffold, MU-UCD_Fhet_4.1 scaffold_36, whole genome shotgun sequence, one region contains:
- the LOC118559890 gene encoding uncharacterized protein LOC118559890 has translation MCSQYWNTAHGRRPDYRRFTVVEGQTPLPLGSTCRRKRLRSSGAEEDEEARRSCARRPNPEGSLSASELSCYGKPEEREEEKQQRLCQRCHIMALQLNRQAAALADAASMKDPAYASFVFDKLHRLQWPHRSRHASSESRCDVCGAAYQHLRRLALRRALGISGEMTPRPATPTVPPATATTSPSEGRWEVDELPAKQQRWMRDEERGGGAPWGWGGVQSTYLGGGGAKGLATVTPLNAHNYLEGVWRVSCCRPELQQTTRRQLKQKPHRPTSTGPWSSSGR, from the exons atGTGCTCTCAGTACTGGAACACAGCTCATGGACGCAGGCCGGACTACAGGAGGTTCACA GTGGTGGAGGGGCAGACTCCTCTGCCTCTGGGCTCCACCTGTCGCAGGAAACGGCTGCGCTCGTCGGGAGccgaggaggacgaggaggccCGAAGGAGCTGCGCCCGGCGGCCGAACCCCGAAGGCTCTCTGTCGGCCAGCGAGCTGAGCTGCTACGGCAAGccggaggagagggaggaagagaAGCAGCAGAGGCTGTGTCAGCGCTGCCACATCATGGCGTTGCAGCTGAACAggcaggctgctgctctggccgATGCGGCATCGATGAAG gaccCGGCCTACGCCTCCTTCGTCTTTGATAAGCTCCACCGCCTGCAGTGGCCTCATCGGAGCCGCCATGCTTCCTCCGAGTCCCGCTGTGACGTCTGCGGCGCTGCCTATCAGCATCTGAGGCGTCTGGCTCTGCGTCGGGCTCTGGGCATCAGCGGGGAGATGACCCCTCGCCCTGCCACCCCCACCGTCCCCCCCGCCACCGCAACGACCTCCCCCTCAGAGGGCCGCTGGGAGGTGGATGAGCTCCCAGCGAAGCAGCAAAGATGGATGCGTGACGAGGAGCGTGGGGGAGGAGCTCCATGGGGATGGGGGGGAGTACAGAGCACCTACCTGGGAGGGGGCGGAGCCAAGGGGCTAGCTACCGTCACACCCCTGAATGCACACAACTACCTGGAGGGGGTGTGGAGGGTGTCGTGCTGCAGACCTGAACTTCAGCAGACTACG AGACGGCAGCTAAAGCAAAAGCCCCACAGACCGACCTCCACAGGTCCCTGGAGCTCCAGCGGTCGttag